A stretch of the Musa acuminata AAA Group cultivar baxijiao chromosome BXJ2-7, Cavendish_Baxijiao_AAA, whole genome shotgun sequence genome encodes the following:
- the LOC135617606 gene encoding protein HIGH CHLOROPHYLL FLUORESCENCE PHENOTYPE 173, chloroplastic-like, translated as MALRQIYHHETGLRPSSSSSLVGIPVPNPGRLRFKPSPALPLARPRSELGGGGEEQGKAEKGDGDAKKGRRKEGVTLDDVNPVGLGRRSRQIFDEVWRKFSGLGQISRSLTDDDDGLLLIRGPMCEFTVPEAQDTTVLVVGATSRIGRIVVRKLMLRGYKVKALVRKADPEVIDMLPRSVSIVVGDVGEPSTLRAAVQGCNKIIYCATARSAITGDLNRVDYQGVCNVTKAFQDYNNQLAQLRAGKSSKSKLLLAKFKSAESLEGWEVRKGTYFQDVVAAKYDGGMDAKFEFTETGDAVFSGYVFTRGGYVELSKKFSLPLGSTLDRYDGLLLSVGGNGKSYILILETGPLADTSQSKLYFARINTKVGFCRVRVPFSSFRPVKPDDPPLDPFLVHTLTIRFEPRRQKLVEAPGTNKQDPRSFKLIMEYIKALPTGIETDFILVSCTGSGIESSRRDQVLKAKKAGEDALRRSGLGYTIIRPGPLQEEPGGQRALIFDQGNRISQGISCADVADICVKALHDSTARNKSFDVCYEYVAEQGNELYELVAHLPDKANNYLTPALSVLEKNT; from the exons ATGGCGCTCCGCCAAATCTACCACCACGAGACCGGCCTCCGCCCCTCCTCCTCATCCAGTCTCGTTGGGATTCCCGTCCCCAATCCCGGCCGCCTCCGGTTCAAGCCCTCCCCCGCGCTGCCGCTAGCGCGGCCAAGAAGCGAGCTTGGCGGCGGCGGCGAAGAGCAGGGCAAGGCGGAGAAGGGCGATGGGGATGCCAAGaaggggaggaggaaggaggggGTGACGCTCGACGACGTGAACCCCGTGGGGCTCGGCCGGCGGTCGCGGCAGATCTTCGATGAGGTGTGGCGCAAGTTCTCCGGGCTCGGCCAGATCTCGCGGTCCCTCACCGACGATGACGACGGCCTCCTCCTCATCCGCGGTCCCATGTGCGAGTTCACCGTCCCCGAGGCCCAGGACACCACCGTCCTCGTCGTCGGCGCCACCAGCCGGATCGGCCGGATCGTCGTCCGGAAGCTCATGCTCCGTGGCTACAAGGTCAAG GCTTTAGTAAGAAAAGCTGATCCCGAAGTGATAGATATGCTTCCAAGATCTGTATCCATAGTGGTTGGTGACGTGGGTGAACCTTCAACACTGAGAGCAGCTGTCCAAGGTTGCAATAAAATAATATACTGTGCAACTGCACGCTCTGCTATTACTGGGGACCTAAACAGAGTTGACTACCAAGGAGTCTGCAATGTCACCAAAGCATTTCAG GATTATAACAACCAGCTAGCACAGCTAAGAGCTGGTAAGAGCAGCAAAAGCAAACTCTTGCTTGCTAAGTTTAAATCTGCTGAGTCACTAGAAGGTTGGGAAGTTCGCAAGGGAACCTACTTTCAGGATGTAGTTGCTGCCAAATATGACGGAGGAATGGATGCAAAATTTGAATTTACAGAGACTGGTGATGCTGTCTTTTCTG GATATGTTTTCACTAGAGGTGGATATGTTGAACTTTCAAAAAAGTTCTCTCTTCCATTGGGTTCAACCCTTGACAG ATATGATGGTTTGCTTCTATCTGTTGGTGGAAATGGGAAGTCATATATATTGATACTTGAGACTGGCCCACTAGCTGATACTTCTCAAAGCAAATTGTATTTTGCTCGAATAAACACAAAAGTGGGTTTCTGCAGG GTAAGAGTACCCTTTTCATCTTTTCGTCCAGTAAAACCAGATGATCCTCCACTAGACCCTTTCCTTGTGCATACATTGACAATCCGATTTGAGCCAAGAAGACAG AAACTTGTTGAAGCACCTGGAACAAATAAGCAGGATCCCAGAAGCTTCAAATTGATAATGGAATACATAAAAGCCTTACCT ACTGGCATTGAAACCGACTTCATATTGGTTTCATGCACAGGATCTGGTATTGAATCAAGCAGAAGAGACCAGGTCCTCAAAGCCAAGAAG GCTGGCGAGGATGCATTAAGACGATCAGGCCTCGGGTATACGATCATTCGCCCCGGTCCTTTGCAG GAAGAACCTGGTGGCCAGCGTGCACTGATCTTTGATCAAGGGAACAGGATCTCTCAG GGTATCAGCTGTGCTGATGTAGCAGATATCTGTGTCAAGGCATTGCATGATTCAACGGCAAGAAACAAGAGTTTTGAT GTGTGCTATGAGTATGTTGCAGAGCAAGGGAATGAGCTTTACGAACTG GTAGCACATTTGCCTGACAAAGCAAACAACTACCTGACACCAGCTTTGTCTGTTCTGGAGAAGAATACCTGA